Proteins co-encoded in one Opitutus terrae PB90-1 genomic window:
- a CDS encoding TetR/AcrR family transcriptional regulator, translating to MDAALELIWTQSYGAVTIDDICKRADVRKGSFYYFFDSKEQLAVAALERLWNDDWKPRMDEIFSASLEPLDRLKGYLAGVYRRQSETKKRTGRMLGCPVASVGSEMGTTECTICEKTREMVGRKRRYIEATVREAIANGSLEPGDPVKRTTVLMSFIEGLTLQARIMNDPEILKGLPELGLEILRVRAVQPELEPTPVPAL from the coding sequence ATGGATGCCGCCTTGGAGCTCATCTGGACGCAGAGCTATGGCGCGGTGACCATCGACGATATCTGCAAACGCGCCGACGTGCGCAAGGGGAGCTTCTATTACTTTTTCGATTCGAAAGAGCAGTTGGCCGTCGCCGCGCTCGAACGACTTTGGAATGACGACTGGAAGCCGCGGATGGACGAGATTTTTTCGGCTTCGCTCGAGCCGCTCGATCGACTCAAAGGTTATCTGGCGGGCGTCTACCGCCGTCAGAGCGAGACGAAGAAGCGCACCGGTCGCATGCTCGGATGTCCCGTGGCCTCCGTGGGTTCAGAGATGGGTACGACCGAGTGCACCATCTGTGAAAAGACCCGCGAGATGGTCGGTCGCAAGCGTCGCTACATCGAGGCGACAGTCCGTGAAGCCATCGCGAACGGCTCACTGGAACCGGGCGATCCGGTGAAGCGCACGACCGTGTTGATGAGCTTCATCGAGGGGCTGACCTTGCAGGCCAGAATCATGAATGATCCCGAAATTCTCAAAGGCCTGCCCGAGTTGGGTCTCGAGATCCTTCGCGTCAGGGCCGTCCAGCCCGAGCTCGAACCGACACCGGTCCCCGCACTCTAG
- a CDS encoding efflux transporter outer membrane subunit, whose protein sequence is MKILALFFAFTTLGFAALPKVGPDYYRPDLPPLASYRDAGGWKTADPADALPRGAWWNLFGDPVLDGLETRALAANQDLRAAAARVEQARAAAGIARGDYWPQLAAHGAVIREQTSQTTENVFPDPRTTTYRAPLTAAWELDLFGRVRRLNESARDVAAASEATFESVRLSLTADVAANYFALRATERELVLLDDTVRLRRRALELATARVRSGTAADLDAARAETELASTEAERATLANQRSALANALATLVGEPASGFVLAVVEHEPVLPHVPAGLPSELLERRPDIAAAERSLAAANARIGVAKAAFFPAISLTGSAGYASADIDRLTESDSRIWSIGPQLYLPIFQGGRNRANLARSRAAYDEAVAAFRQRVLVALREVQDALTASRLIGEEAAAQQRALESSRRAQRLAQIRYDAGYVSYLEVIDAQRTALATERATARLIGRQLATRVALIKALGGGWHAPQPGGSLAAR, encoded by the coding sequence ATGAAGATCCTCGCGCTGTTTTTTGCATTCACCACGCTCGGGTTTGCGGCACTGCCAAAGGTCGGACCTGACTACTACCGACCCGACCTGCCGCCGCTGGCGAGTTATCGCGACGCTGGCGGTTGGAAAACCGCCGATCCGGCTGACGCGCTGCCCCGCGGTGCGTGGTGGAATTTGTTCGGCGATCCCGTGCTCGACGGACTCGAGACGCGCGCACTCGCCGCCAACCAGGACCTGCGTGCCGCCGCCGCGCGCGTCGAGCAGGCCCGCGCGGCTGCCGGCATCGCGCGCGGCGACTACTGGCCGCAGCTCGCCGCCCACGGCGCCGTCATCCGCGAGCAGACCTCGCAGACGACGGAGAATGTCTTCCCCGACCCGCGCACCACGACCTACCGCGCGCCACTTACCGCCGCGTGGGAGCTCGACCTGTTTGGCCGCGTGCGGCGCTTGAACGAATCCGCCCGCGACGTCGCGGCGGCCAGCGAGGCGACGTTCGAATCCGTCCGGCTGTCGCTCACGGCCGATGTGGCGGCGAACTACTTCGCGCTCCGTGCTACCGAACGGGAGCTGGTGCTGCTGGACGATACCGTGCGCCTGCGACGTCGCGCGCTGGAACTCGCGACCGCGCGCGTGCGCAGCGGCACGGCGGCCGATCTGGATGCCGCGCGGGCCGAGACCGAACTGGCCAGCACCGAGGCGGAACGCGCGACGCTGGCGAATCAGCGTTCCGCGTTGGCCAACGCGCTCGCCACGCTGGTCGGCGAGCCTGCCAGCGGTTTTGTGCTCGCGGTCGTGGAGCACGAGCCCGTGCTGCCGCACGTGCCGGCGGGACTGCCGTCGGAGTTGCTGGAGCGGCGGCCCGACATCGCGGCCGCGGAGCGTTCGCTCGCCGCGGCCAACGCGCGGATTGGTGTCGCCAAGGCTGCGTTCTTCCCGGCGATTTCGCTCACCGGCTCTGCGGGCTATGCCAGTGCGGACATCGATCGGTTGACCGAGTCGGACTCACGGATCTGGTCGATCGGACCGCAACTTTACCTGCCGATTTTCCAAGGCGGCCGCAACCGCGCCAATCTCGCGCGCAGCCGCGCGGCGTATGACGAAGCGGTGGCTGCGTTCCGGCAGCGTGTGCTCGTGGCGCTGCGCGAGGTGCAGGACGCGTTGACCGCCAGCCGACTGATCGGGGAGGAGGCGGCCGCCCAGCAGCGCGCGCTCGAATCGTCGCGCCGCGCGCAGCGGCTGGCGCAGATCCGCTACGACGCCGGCTACGTGTCCTACCTCGAGGTCATCGATGCGCAGCGGACGGCGCTGGCGACGGAACGAGCGACCGCGCGGCTCATCGGTCGCCAGCTGGCCACGCGCGTGGCGTTGATCAAAGCGCTGGGCGGCGGCTGGCACGCGCCGCAGCCGGGCGGCTCGCTCGCGGCGCGCTGA
- a CDS encoding efflux RND transporter periplasmic adaptor subunit encodes MSTASSTRSRPLPLRLRRPAFIIPTVLLGAALATYAVTHLTASEQAQAAPSAPPPPKVTVAPVERQLVTDYEELTGRVDSIETVDLRARVSGHIQDVRFQAGEIVHRGDVLFTIDPRWYRAEFDLALARADQARAQAEVADSEARRANELLAVAAVSTEEAEARRTRAHVARAAVASAEAALATARLNLEHTEVRAPIDGRISRALVTAGNLISGAPGGATLLATIVSTGEAYVYADIDESTLLKFNRLLRENRLALENGRVPVEMQLADESGYPRRGYIESTDNRLNPATGSLALRLVFANRDQALVPGLFARVRVPVGAPRPSLLVSERAIGTDQSQKFVLAVAADNKAVYRSVKLGGSFHDKRVIQSGLEPGDRVIVNGLQRVRPGMTVQPELLAAEATTQNANANRLASR; translated from the coding sequence ATGTCCACTGCAAGCTCCACCCGTTCCCGGCCGCTCCCGCTTCGACTGCGTCGTCCCGCGTTCATTATTCCCACCGTGCTGTTGGGCGCCGCGCTCGCCACCTACGCCGTCACGCACCTGACCGCATCGGAGCAAGCGCAGGCCGCTCCATCCGCGCCTCCGCCACCCAAGGTCACGGTCGCGCCGGTCGAACGCCAACTCGTCACCGACTACGAAGAACTCACCGGCCGCGTCGACTCAATTGAAACGGTCGATCTGCGCGCACGCGTCTCGGGGCACATCCAAGATGTGCGTTTCCAGGCCGGTGAGATCGTGCACCGTGGCGATGTGCTGTTCACGATCGATCCGCGCTGGTATCGCGCCGAGTTCGACCTCGCACTCGCCCGGGCCGACCAGGCGCGAGCGCAAGCGGAGGTGGCTGACAGCGAGGCGCGTCGCGCGAATGAACTGCTCGCGGTCGCTGCCGTCTCGACCGAAGAGGCCGAAGCCCGGCGCACGCGGGCGCACGTCGCCCGCGCCGCCGTGGCGTCCGCCGAGGCCGCACTCGCAACCGCGCGGCTGAACCTCGAGCACACGGAGGTCCGCGCACCGATCGATGGACGGATCAGCCGCGCCCTCGTCACCGCCGGCAACCTGATCTCCGGCGCCCCCGGCGGCGCCACCCTGCTGGCGACGATCGTCTCGACGGGCGAGGCCTATGTGTATGCGGACATCGACGAGAGCACGCTGCTCAAGTTCAACCGACTGCTCCGCGAAAATCGCCTCGCCCTCGAGAACGGCCGCGTGCCGGTGGAGATGCAGCTGGCCGATGAGAGCGGCTATCCGCGTCGCGGTTACATCGAGTCGACCGACAACCGGCTCAATCCAGCCACCGGTTCGCTCGCGCTCCGGCTCGTGTTTGCCAACCGTGATCAGGCGCTCGTGCCTGGGCTGTTCGCCCGGGTGCGCGTGCCCGTCGGCGCGCCGCGGCCGTCGCTGCTCGTGAGTGAGCGGGCGATCGGCACGGACCAGAGTCAGAAATTCGTGCTCGCCGTCGCCGCGGACAACAAGGCCGTGTATCGCTCCGTCAAACTCGGCGGCAGCTTCCACGACAAGCGCGTGATCCAGTCTGGGCTCGAGCCGGGCGACCGCGTGATCGTCAACGGTCTCCAGCGTGTGCGACCCGGCATGACGGTGCAGCCCGAACTGCTCGCGGCAGAAGCCACCACGCAGAACGCCAACGCCAACCGACTCGCGAGCCGCTGA
- a CDS encoding GNAT family N-acetyltransferase, which yields MAMPAAPDDIAVTHNEAEQRFETQVQGELAVCEYQPEGRRWVFTHTYVPPELRGRNIAAKLVRTALEHARKQGVQIVPACSYVAAFIERNRDYQALVAQ from the coding sequence ATGGCCATGCCCGCAGCACCGGATGACATCGCAGTGACTCACAACGAAGCCGAGCAGCGGTTCGAGACGCAGGTCCAGGGCGAGCTCGCCGTGTGCGAGTATCAGCCGGAGGGCCGCCGCTGGGTGTTCACCCACACTTACGTCCCGCCGGAGCTGCGCGGTCGGAACATCGCCGCCAAGCTCGTGCGCACGGCCCTCGAACACGCGAGAAAGCAAGGCGTGCAGATCGTGCCCGCGTGCTCCTACGTGGCCGCGTTCATCGAGCGGAACCGGGACTATCAGGCCCTCGTGGCGCAGTAG
- a CDS encoding NAD(P)H-dependent oxidoreductase, producing the protein MTPITPETLTAALQWRYAVKKFDPTRKIPAETWSALEGALVLSPSSIGLQPWRFFVVTDPTLRAQLRPAAWDQSQVTECSHFVVFAVRKNLGAEHVDRHVARMAEVRGTTTEALSRFGQMALRNLDQARAEGRLDMWQTHQIYIALGSFVTAAAVLGVDTCAMEGFEPAKFDEILGLAGTDYSSVVACAAGYRDPNDKYAHTKKVRFKREDVIEER; encoded by the coding sequence ATGACGCCGATCACTCCCGAGACGCTGACCGCCGCGCTGCAGTGGCGGTATGCAGTGAAAAAGTTCGATCCCACGCGGAAAATCCCGGCGGAAACGTGGAGCGCCCTCGAAGGCGCGTTGGTCCTCTCGCCGTCGTCGATCGGACTGCAGCCATGGAGATTTTTTGTCGTCACCGATCCGACCTTGCGCGCGCAACTGCGCCCGGCTGCGTGGGACCAATCGCAGGTGACAGAGTGCTCCCACTTTGTCGTGTTCGCGGTGCGGAAGAACCTGGGCGCGGAGCACGTCGACCGGCACGTGGCCCGAATGGCGGAGGTGCGCGGGACCACGACGGAAGCGCTCTCGCGGTTTGGCCAGATGGCGTTGCGAAATCTCGATCAGGCGCGCGCCGAAGGCCGGCTCGACATGTGGCAGACGCACCAGATCTACATCGCGCTGGGCAGCTTCGTGACGGCCGCGGCGGTGCTGGGCGTCGACACGTGTGCGATGGAAGGCTTCGAACCGGCGAAATTCGACGAGATCCTCGGGCTGGCCGGAACGGATTATTCGAGTGTGGTCGCCTGCGCAGCAGGTTACCGCGACCCGAACGACAAATACGCTCACACGAAGAAAGTCCGGTTCAAGCGCGAGGACGTGATCGAGGAACGGTGA
- a CDS encoding NADH:flavin oxidoreductase/NADH oxidase: MPSLFDSYTLKSVTLRNRVGVSPMCEYSSVDGLANDWHLVHLGSRAVGGAGLVIVEATGVTPEGRITPGDLGLWSDRHVEPLARINRFLKQYGAVPGIQLAHAGRKASAAVPWVGGDHLADNAGGWTPVAPSAIAFGDGLDKVPHALTTAEIQAVQAAFVSAAERSLAAGFEWLELHSAHGYLSHQFLSPLTNLRTDQYGGSFENRIRFLLETTRAVRAVWPDKFPLTVRLSCTDWVDGAWDIDQSVELSRRLKVEGVDLIDCSSGGIVPHAKIPLKPGYQVPFAERIRREAQIATAAVGLITEPKQANEIVTSGQADVVLLARQFLRDPYWPAHAARELGQAEAVAPPLQYARAW; encoded by the coding sequence ATGCCTTCGCTCTTCGATTCTTACACCTTGAAATCCGTCACGCTGCGCAATCGCGTGGGCGTCTCGCCGATGTGCGAGTATTCCTCCGTAGACGGGCTGGCGAACGACTGGCACCTCGTGCACCTCGGCTCGCGCGCGGTGGGCGGCGCCGGGCTCGTGATCGTCGAGGCCACCGGAGTCACACCGGAGGGACGGATCACGCCGGGTGATCTCGGTCTTTGGTCGGACCGGCACGTCGAGCCGCTCGCGCGCATCAACCGCTTCCTGAAACAGTATGGCGCCGTGCCGGGCATCCAGCTCGCGCATGCCGGGCGCAAAGCCAGCGCCGCGGTGCCGTGGGTGGGCGGCGACCATCTCGCGGACAATGCCGGTGGCTGGACGCCGGTCGCGCCCAGTGCGATCGCGTTTGGCGACGGGCTGGACAAGGTGCCGCATGCGTTGACCACGGCCGAGATTCAGGCCGTGCAGGCGGCGTTCGTGAGCGCGGCGGAGCGCTCGCTCGCGGCGGGATTCGAATGGCTCGAACTCCACTCCGCGCATGGCTACCTGAGCCACCAGTTTCTCTCGCCGCTCACGAACCTGCGCACCGACCAATATGGCGGCAGCTTTGAAAACCGGATCCGCTTCCTGCTCGAAACCACGCGGGCGGTGCGCGCGGTCTGGCCCGACAAGTTCCCGCTCACCGTCCGACTCTCGTGCACGGATTGGGTGGACGGCGCGTGGGACATTGACCAATCCGTGGAGCTGTCGCGCCGGCTGAAGGTGGAGGGCGTTGACCTGATCGACTGCAGCTCGGGTGGCATCGTGCCGCATGCGAAGATTCCGCTGAAGCCGGGCTATCAGGTGCCGTTCGCCGAACGGATCCGGCGCGAGGCGCAAATCGCGACGGCTGCGGTGGGGCTGATCACCGAGCCCAAGCAGGCCAACGAAATCGTGACCTCGGGGCAGGCCGACGTCGTGCTGCTCGCGCGGCAATTCTTGCGCGATCCTTATTGGCCGGCGCACGCCGCGCGCGAGCTCGGACAGGCCGAGGCCGTGGCGCCACCGTTGCAATACGCGCGCGCGTGGTAG
- a CDS encoding bile acid:sodium symporter family protein yields MRLKVDWFLAGMVAATALAWLFPEPGASGGWLYPDILTKAGIALIFYLHGLALSFGALKAGTLRWPLHVVVQVTTFLVFPLIGLGLITLLGERVSPELRLGLFYLCALPSTVSSSVALTAAAHGNIAAALFNATLSSVLGVFLTPLWVTVVLRSRGAAQPLGPVMLDLTIWLILPLILGQITRPLLGRWAERNKRVINKVDRLTILLLVYTSFCDSFQQGVWSHHGWATLALVLAIAAGLFTLVMAITGGVSRWLGFPREDRIAAMFCGSKKTLASGVPMARLIFGAHPGIGLILLPIMIYHPLQLVICGVLAQRWAHRTEDDDHGHARSTG; encoded by the coding sequence ATGCGGCTGAAAGTTGACTGGTTTCTCGCCGGGATGGTCGCAGCCACCGCGCTCGCGTGGCTCTTCCCCGAGCCCGGTGCCAGCGGCGGCTGGTTGTATCCGGACATCCTGACGAAGGCGGGCATCGCGTTGATCTTTTATCTCCACGGGCTGGCGCTGTCGTTCGGCGCACTGAAGGCGGGTACGCTGCGCTGGCCGCTGCACGTCGTGGTTCAGGTGACCACGTTCCTCGTTTTCCCATTGATCGGGCTGGGGCTGATCACGCTGCTCGGCGAGCGCGTCTCGCCCGAGCTCCGGCTGGGACTTTTTTATCTCTGCGCGCTGCCGTCGACGGTGTCGTCGTCGGTCGCGCTCACAGCGGCGGCGCATGGCAACATCGCCGCGGCGCTGTTCAATGCGACGCTGTCCAGCGTGCTCGGTGTGTTCCTCACGCCGCTGTGGGTGACGGTGGTGCTGCGCTCGCGCGGCGCAGCGCAGCCGCTCGGTCCAGTGATGCTGGACCTGACGATCTGGTTGATCCTTCCGTTGATCCTCGGCCAGATCACGCGACCGCTGCTCGGCCGCTGGGCCGAGAGAAACAAGCGCGTGATCAACAAGGTCGACCGGCTCACGATTCTGCTGCTCGTCTACACGTCGTTCTGCGATTCGTTTCAGCAAGGCGTGTGGTCGCACCACGGCTGGGCGACACTGGCGCTGGTGCTGGCGATCGCGGCCGGGTTGTTCACGCTGGTCATGGCGATCACCGGCGGCGTGTCGCGCTGGCTCGGTTTCCCGCGCGAAGACCGGATCGCGGCGATGTTCTGCGGTTCGAAAAAGACCCTCGCGTCCGGCGTGCCGATGGCTCGGCTGATCTTCGGGGCGCATCCCGGGATTGGCCTGATTCTGCTGCCGATCATGATTTATCATCCGCTGCAACTTGTGATCTGCGGCGTGCTGGCGCAGCGTTGGGCTCATCGAACGGAGGACGACGACCATGGCCATGCCCGCAGCACCGGATGA
- a CDS encoding efflux RND transporter permease subunit, translated as MNLSDFFIKRPIFAGVVSTIIFLVGAISLWQLPVSEYPEVVPPTVVVRAVYPGANPKTISETVAAPLEQSINGVENSLYMSSQATSDGVMTLTVTFKVGTDLDNAQVQVQNRVAQAEPKLPEVVRRLGITTTKTSPDLLMVVHLFSPDNRYDDIYVRNYASLQVRDVLARLPGVGQVRIFGSGDYAMRVWLDPNKVAARGLTASEVVAAIREQNVQVASGAVGQQPNPNAISTELLINTQGRLTTEDEFGAIIIKTGAHGERVQLRDVARVELGAADYALRSLLNNKPAVALPIAQLPGSNAIATSDAVRATMTELKKNFPEGLDYSIVYDPTIFVRESIRAVVHTLLEAIVLVVLVVILFLQTWRASIIPLAAVPVSLVGTFAVMHALGFSINALSLFGLVLAIGIVVDDAIVVVENVERNIALGKTPFEATKQAMREVTGPIIATALVLSAVFIPTAFISGLTGQFYKQFAITIAISTIISAFNSLTLSPALSALLLRDHHAPKDWLTRGMDRSLGWFFRPFNRFFEWSARKYSHGVARLLRVSAVALLVYAGLLAFTALSFRKIPTGFVPSQDKQYLVAFAQLPAAASLERTDAVIRRMSEIALNHPGAQNAIAFPGLSINGFTNSPNSGIVFVALKPFEERRSAELSGQAIAQQLQQQFGEIQDAYIAIFPPPPVQGLGTIGGFKLYVEDRGDHGLDALYAATQGLVAQAAQTPVLTRVFSGFTINTPQLQADVDRAKAKSQGVPLQNVFETMQINLGSLYVNDFNRFGRTYQVIAQADAEFRQKPDDILRLKTRNAAGQLVPLGAVVNVSETYGPDRVVRYNGYPAAEINGAPAPGFSSGQAEAAMEQLARDHLPTRMALDWTELTYQKIIAGNTGVLVFPLSLLLVFLVLAAQYESFRLPFAVLLIVPMALFSAMVGLWLTHGENNVFTQIGLMVLIGLAAKNAILIVEFALKRREEGESVVQAALDAARLRLRPILMTSIAFIAGVFPLVVSTGAGAEMRRAMGVAVFAGMIGVTLFGLFLTPVFYVVLEKLGVRKPAAAAAPLPAPQSA; from the coding sequence ATGAACCTCTCCGATTTCTTCATCAAGCGTCCGATCTTCGCGGGCGTCGTTTCCACGATCATCTTCCTCGTCGGTGCGATCTCACTGTGGCAACTGCCGGTCAGCGAGTATCCCGAAGTCGTGCCGCCGACCGTCGTCGTCCGCGCGGTGTATCCCGGTGCAAATCCCAAGACGATCTCCGAAACCGTCGCCGCGCCGCTCGAGCAATCGATCAACGGCGTGGAGAACTCGCTCTACATGTCGTCGCAGGCGACGAGCGACGGCGTGATGACGCTCACCGTTACGTTCAAGGTCGGCACCGATCTCGATAACGCGCAGGTGCAGGTGCAGAACCGCGTCGCCCAGGCCGAGCCGAAGCTGCCGGAGGTCGTGCGTCGGCTCGGGATCACGACGACCAAGACCTCGCCCGACCTGCTCATGGTCGTGCACCTGTTCTCGCCGGACAACCGCTACGACGACATCTACGTCCGCAACTACGCCTCGCTGCAGGTGCGCGACGTGCTCGCGCGGCTGCCGGGGGTAGGGCAGGTGCGCATCTTTGGGTCGGGCGACTACGCCATGCGCGTGTGGCTCGATCCGAACAAAGTCGCGGCGCGGGGGCTCACCGCTTCCGAGGTCGTCGCCGCGATTCGCGAACAGAACGTGCAAGTCGCTTCGGGCGCGGTCGGCCAGCAGCCGAACCCCAACGCGATCAGCACGGAGCTGCTGATCAACACGCAGGGCCGGCTCACGACCGAGGACGAGTTTGGCGCCATCATCATCAAGACCGGCGCGCACGGCGAGCGCGTGCAGCTGCGCGACGTCGCGCGCGTCGAGCTCGGCGCCGCCGACTACGCGCTCCGCTCGCTCCTGAACAACAAGCCGGCCGTCGCGCTGCCGATTGCGCAACTGCCGGGGTCCAACGCCATCGCCACCTCCGACGCGGTGCGCGCGACCATGACCGAGCTGAAGAAAAATTTCCCGGAGGGGCTCGACTACAGCATCGTCTACGATCCGACGATCTTCGTGCGCGAATCGATCCGCGCGGTCGTGCACACGCTGCTCGAGGCGATCGTGCTGGTGGTGCTCGTGGTGATCCTGTTCCTGCAGACGTGGCGCGCGTCCATCATCCCGCTGGCGGCCGTGCCGGTCTCCCTCGTCGGCACGTTCGCGGTGATGCACGCGCTCGGATTTTCCATCAACGCGCTCTCGCTGTTCGGACTCGTGCTCGCGATCGGCATCGTGGTCGACGACGCGATCGTGGTCGTCGAGAACGTCGAGCGGAACATCGCGCTCGGCAAAACCCCGTTCGAGGCCACCAAGCAGGCGATGCGCGAGGTGACCGGCCCAATCATCGCCACCGCGCTCGTGCTCTCGGCGGTCTTCATTCCCACGGCGTTCATCAGTGGGCTGACCGGACAGTTCTACAAGCAGTTCGCCATCACGATCGCGATCTCGACGATCATCTCGGCGTTCAATTCGCTGACGCTTTCGCCCGCGCTGAGTGCACTGCTGCTCCGCGATCATCACGCGCCAAAGGACTGGCTGACGCGCGGCATGGATCGTTCGCTCGGCTGGTTCTTCCGGCCGTTCAACCGGTTCTTCGAATGGTCCGCGCGGAAATATTCGCACGGCGTGGCGCGACTGCTGCGCGTCTCGGCCGTCGCGCTGCTGGTGTACGCGGGGTTGCTCGCGTTCACGGCGCTCTCTTTCCGCAAGATTCCGACCGGCTTCGTGCCGTCGCAGGACAAGCAGTATCTCGTGGCGTTCGCACAACTTCCGGCTGCAGCGTCACTCGAACGCACCGACGCGGTGATCCGTCGGATGAGCGAGATTGCCCTCAATCATCCCGGCGCGCAAAACGCGATCGCGTTCCCCGGACTCTCGATCAACGGGTTCACCAACTCGCCGAACAGCGGGATCGTGTTCGTGGCGCTGAAGCCCTTCGAGGAGCGTCGCAGCGCGGAGCTTTCCGGCCAGGCGATCGCGCAGCAGCTGCAGCAGCAGTTTGGTGAGATCCAGGACGCCTACATCGCGATCTTCCCGCCGCCGCCCGTGCAGGGGCTCGGCACGATCGGCGGGTTCAAGCTCTACGTCGAGGACCGCGGCGACCACGGCTTGGATGCGCTCTACGCGGCGACTCAGGGCTTGGTTGCGCAGGCGGCGCAGACGCCGGTGCTCACGCGGGTGTTCTCCGGTTTCACCATCAACACGCCGCAGCTGCAGGCGGACGTCGACCGCGCGAAGGCGAAGAGCCAGGGCGTCCCGCTCCAGAATGTTTTCGAGACGATGCAGATCAACCTCGGCTCGCTCTACGTGAATGATTTCAACCGGTTCGGCCGCACCTACCAGGTGATCGCGCAGGCCGACGCGGAGTTTCGCCAGAAGCCGGACGACATCCTGCGGCTCAAGACCCGCAACGCCGCCGGCCAGCTCGTCCCGCTCGGCGCCGTCGTCAACGTCAGCGAGACCTACGGGCCCGACCGCGTGGTGCGCTACAACGGTTATCCGGCCGCCGAAATCAACGGCGCGCCGGCGCCTGGGTTCAGCTCGGGTCAGGCGGAGGCGGCGATGGAGCAGCTCGCGCGCGATCATCTGCCCACCCGCATGGCGCTGGATTGGACGGAGCTGACTTACCAGAAAATCATCGCGGGCAACACCGGCGTGCTCGTGTTTCCGCTGAGCCTCCTGCTCGTGTTCCTCGTCCTCGCGGCACAATACGAGAGCTTCCGGCTGCCGTTCGCGGTACTGCTAATCGTGCCGATGGCGCTGTTCTCCGCCATGGTCGGACTCTGGCTGACGCACGGCGAAAACAACGTGTTCACGCAGATTGGGCTGATGGTGCTGATCGGCTTGGCGGCGAAAAACGCCATCCTGATCGTCGAGTTCGCCCTCAAGCGCCGCGAGGAAGGCGAGAGCGTCGTGCAGGCGGCGCTCGATGCCGCGCGGCTGCGGCTGCGCCCGATTCTGATGACCTCGATCGCTTTCATCGCCGGCGTCTTCCCGCTCGTGGTCAGCACCGGCGCCGGCGCGGAGATGCGGCGCGCGATGGGCGTCGCCGTGTTCGCCGGCATGATTGGCGTCACGTTGTTCGGCCTCTTTCTGACGCCGGTGTTCTACGTCGTCCTCGAAAAACTTGGCGTGCGCAAACCCGCCGCCGCCGCTGCACCGCTGCCCGCGCCGCAATCCGCCTGA
- a CDS encoding SDR family NAD(P)-dependent oxidoreductase, translating to MSTHTKPKLFGKVALVTGASKGIGASIALHLGEAGAAVVVNYTSSREGAERVAGQITQHGGRAVAVQADVSKRADIDRLFAETIAAFGRLDILVNNAGVYDFAPLGQITEAHFHRHFDVNVLGLLLATQKAVDHFDEHGGVIINVGSIVSTFALANGSGYSATKAAVDAITRSLAKELGARRIRVNSLNPGAVDTEGSRAGGIIGSDFEKQIIQDTPLGRTGQPDDIGRVAVFLASGDSGWITGETIAVAGGHPH from the coding sequence ATGTCTACTCACACGAAACCCAAACTCTTCGGCAAAGTCGCCCTTGTCACCGGCGCGTCCAAAGGCATTGGCGCGTCGATTGCCCTGCACCTCGGCGAAGCCGGGGCGGCGGTCGTCGTCAACTACACCAGCAGCCGCGAAGGCGCCGAGCGCGTCGCCGGCCAGATCACACAGCACGGCGGTCGCGCGGTTGCCGTGCAAGCCGACGTATCGAAGCGCGCCGACATCGACCGCCTGTTCGCCGAGACGATCGCGGCCTTCGGCCGGCTCGACATCCTGGTGAACAACGCGGGCGTCTACGATTTCGCCCCGCTCGGCCAGATCACCGAGGCGCATTTCCACCGGCACTTCGACGTGAACGTCCTCGGCCTGCTGCTGGCCACGCAGAAAGCGGTCGATCACTTCGACGAACACGGCGGCGTCATCATCAACGTCGGGTCGATCGTGAGCACGTTCGCCCTGGCGAACGGCTCGGGCTACAGCGCGACCAAAGCCGCCGTCGACGCCATCACGCGCTCGCTCGCCAAGGAGCTCGGTGCCCGCCGCATCCGCGTCAACTCGCTCAACCCCGGCGCCGTCGACACCGAGGGCAGTCGCGCGGGCGGAATCATCGGCAGCGATTTCGAGAAACAGATCATCCAGGACACGCCGCTCGGCCGGACGGGGCAGCCGGACGACATCGGACGCGTGGCGGTGTTTCTCGCCTCCGGGGATTCCGGTTGGATCACCGGCGAGACGATCGCGGTGGCGGGCGGACACCCGCACTGA